The Mesorhizobium sp. M1D.F.Ca.ET.043.01.1.1 genome contains a region encoding:
- a CDS encoding LOG family protein: protein MTPMEKAGWTPLPHSDEDLERSKSVPDTPQTRAETYRLAWNDPDFMTRRELRPVRLQLELLKPEMILAERGIRSTVILFGGARLPEPGGVAWAAKNETQKQNLELNSKYYEEARKFARLCSQQSATSYYREFVVVTGGGPGVMEAGNRGADDVGAPSIGLNIVLPHEQAPNAYVTPELCFNFHYFAIRKMHFVMRAKAVAVFPGGFGTMDEFFETLTLIQTGRMERVPVILFGKAFWQRAIDLDFLAEQGTISPGDQDIIDFVDTADEAWDIVRRFYSL from the coding sequence ATGACACCCATGGAAAAGGCCGGCTGGACGCCACTGCCGCATTCGGACGAGGATCTGGAGCGGTCGAAAAGCGTGCCGGACACGCCGCAGACGCGGGCCGAGACCTATCGCCTGGCCTGGAATGATCCCGACTTCATGACGCGGCGCGAATTGCGCCCGGTGCGCCTCCAGCTCGAGCTCTTGAAGCCGGAGATGATCCTCGCCGAACGCGGCATCCGCTCGACCGTCATCCTGTTCGGCGGCGCCAGGCTGCCGGAGCCGGGCGGCGTCGCCTGGGCGGCGAAGAACGAGACGCAGAAGCAGAACCTCGAGCTGAACAGCAAATATTACGAGGAGGCGCGCAAGTTCGCCCGGCTCTGCTCGCAGCAGTCGGCCACGTCGTACTACCGCGAATTCGTCGTCGTCACCGGCGGCGGCCCCGGCGTCATGGAAGCCGGAAACCGCGGCGCCGACGATGTCGGCGCGCCGTCGATCGGCCTCAACATCGTGCTGCCGCACGAGCAGGCGCCGAACGCCTATGTGACGCCGGAGCTCTGCTTCAACTTCCACTATTTCGCGATCCGCAAGATGCATTTCGTCATGCGCGCCAAGGCTGTCGCCGTGTTCCCGGGCGGCTTCGGCACGATGGACGAATTCTTCGAGACGCTGACGTTGATCCAGACCGGGCGCATGGAGCGCGTGCCGGTGATCCTGTTCGGCAAAGCGTTCTGGCAAAGGGCGATCGACCTCGATTTCCTGGCCGAGCAGGGCACGATCTCGCCCGGCGACCAGGACATCATCGATTTCGTCGACACCGCCGACGAAGCCTGGGACATCGTCCGCCGCTTCTATAGTCTCTAA
- a CDS encoding MarR family transcriptional regulator — protein sequence MIKINSSSTDRAEMTAAVSLAVMRWQDATQAYDEAVGARLGLIAAERHCLGLLYAGPQSAGAVATATGLTPAAVTALIDRLEARGLVTRTRSLEDRRKVVIEATELTRELSERYYGAIAREGEKVVASFSDAELATVLRFINAALELQSEQLARLKAEPASAG from the coding sequence ATGATCAAAATAAATTCGTCAAGCACGGATCGCGCTGAAATGACAGCGGCTGTCAGCCTCGCCGTCATGCGCTGGCAGGACGCGACGCAGGCCTATGACGAGGCGGTGGGCGCGCGGCTCGGACTGATCGCGGCCGAGCGGCATTGTCTGGGCCTGCTTTACGCCGGACCGCAATCGGCGGGCGCCGTGGCCACGGCAACGGGACTGACGCCGGCGGCCGTGACGGCGTTGATCGACCGCCTGGAGGCGCGTGGGCTCGTCACCCGGACCCGCAGCCTGGAGGACAGGCGCAAGGTGGTGATCGAGGCGACCGAACTGACCAGAGAGCTGTCGGAACGTTATTATGGCGCGATCGCGCGGGAGGGCGAGAAGGTGGTGGCGAGCTTCAGCGATGCTGAGCTTGCGACCGTGCTGCGCTTCATCAACGCCGCGCTCGAGCTGCAGAGCGAGCAGTTGGCGAGGCTCAAGGCTGAGCCGGCTTCGGCTGGCTGA
- a CDS encoding response regulator transcription factor produces the protein MVDDHPIILSGVGAMINSQDDLTIVGLAANADEALEGIGKTLPDVAVVDISLPGVNGVTLIERLAERFPELGCIALTAHEDPGCLRQVLAAGARGFVVKRSTATDLLQAIRCVLAGDNYVDPALAARILSPRHGTQCDPGNLSQRERSVIQLVALGYSNKEISSRLNLSIKTIETYRTRATDKLELHSRAAIVRFAQSNGWLAELV, from the coding sequence GTGGTCGACGACCATCCGATCATCCTGTCCGGCGTGGGCGCGATGATCAACAGCCAGGACGATCTGACGATCGTCGGACTGGCGGCGAATGCCGACGAGGCCCTCGAGGGCATCGGCAAGACCCTTCCCGACGTCGCCGTGGTCGACATCTCGCTGCCCGGCGTCAACGGGGTCACGTTGATCGAGCGGCTCGCCGAACGGTTCCCTGAACTCGGCTGCATTGCGCTGACGGCGCATGAGGACCCCGGCTGCCTGCGCCAGGTGCTGGCCGCCGGGGCGCGCGGTTTCGTGGTCAAACGGTCGACCGCGACGGATCTGCTGCAGGCCATCCGATGCGTGCTGGCCGGCGACAATTACGTCGATCCGGCGCTTGCCGCGCGGATCTTGAGCCCCCGTCACGGCACACAATGCGATCCGGGGAATCTCAGCCAGCGGGAGCGGTCGGTGATCCAGCTGGTCGCGCTCGGCTACAGCAACAAGGAGATATCCTCGCGGCTGAATCTCAGCATAAAGACCATCGAAACCTACCGGACCCGGGCTACCGACAAGCTGGAGCTCCACTCCCGCGCGGCCATCGTGCGCTTCGCGCAATCGAATGGCTGGCTGGCCGAGCTGGTGTAG
- a CDS encoding GGDEF domain-containing protein — MSRIILKSAVVAFASVAASLLLTLVVVPAMGFPVSRTVWLTATICPLMLAWIASAGTFWQSDRLKNAHRELARAHAQLAAAHRRLSEKASRDDMTGMLNRETFFAALDGSRRKTDRGALLIIDADHFKTINDNFGHLTGDDALLLIAGAIERGVRSGDVLGRIGGEEFAAFLIGATEPEARRVAERIRREVELIRFRPVDERTVPLTVSIGGITCGESATVSELMRAADRRLYEAKHRGRNLSILDHDISEAA, encoded by the coding sequence ATGAGTCGCATAATTTTGAAGTCCGCAGTCGTCGCGTTCGCTTCGGTCGCCGCCTCGCTCTTGCTGACGCTGGTTGTGGTCCCGGCGATGGGCTTTCCGGTCAGCCGCACCGTCTGGTTGACGGCCACGATTTGCCCTTTGATGCTCGCCTGGATCGCCAGCGCTGGCACCTTCTGGCAAAGCGACCGCCTGAAGAACGCGCATCGCGAGCTTGCCCGTGCGCATGCGCAGCTTGCCGCCGCCCACAGGCGCCTGTCGGAGAAGGCAAGCCGCGACGACATGACCGGGATGCTCAACCGCGAGACCTTCTTTGCCGCGCTCGACGGTTCCCGGCGCAAGACCGATCGCGGCGCCCTGCTGATCATCGATGCCGATCACTTCAAGACCATCAACGACAACTTCGGTCACCTGACCGGCGACGATGCATTGCTTCTGATCGCCGGCGCCATCGAGCGCGGCGTGCGCAGCGGCGACGTGCTCGGCCGCATCGGCGGCGAGGAGTTCGCCGCCTTCCTGATCGGCGCCACCGAGCCGGAGGCAAGGCGCGTGGCCGAGCGCATCCGCCGCGAGGTCGAACTGATCCGCTTCCGCCCCGTCGACGAGCGGACCGTGCCGTTGACCGTCTCGATCGGCGGCATCACCTGTGGCGAGAGCGCCACCGTGTCGGAGCTGATGCGCGCCGCCGACCGCAGGCTCTATGAGGCCAAGCATCGCGGCCGCAACCTGTCCATTCTCGATCACGACATTTCGGAAGCCGCCTGA
- a CDS encoding GMC family oxidoreductase, whose protein sequence is MIFDSYEAYKQASFKPKVCILGSGPAGTTIARKLGAAGIPVVILEAGSREFSDESQDFYRGTTVGDYYFDLDITRLRFMGGSSNHWAGWCRVLDKQDFEPKAWAPDTAWPISRADIEPHLSEVRDILELPDFRPDVPISDDIRWVQLIKSGAVRFGEKFADELDRSRNIAVVLNTYATELAGDGRRVTGARLWSNGQDAGAFAADYFITCTGGLENSRLLLWSNQRSNGGVVPNAAALGRYWMEHPTFEGGNAILASYDDFEVDASNEAFFSPTLAAMERLQILNFGIRLIEMPYPHVKRLIADLACTAPAMAEWMSDQLSQRLRCAAQLYVAWEQAPLASNQIELSKTDVDRAGVPRIELHWQKSPLERRTLLEGLRLFGTTLAQKNLGRVRIADWISNGGDYPTNEETAGHHHMGGTRMGTDVLKSVVDANCKVHGMDNLYVGGSSVFCTSGQCNPTTTITALACRLGDHLSKVITV, encoded by the coding sequence ATGATCTTCGACAGCTACGAGGCTTACAAGCAGGCGAGCTTCAAGCCCAAGGTCTGCATCCTCGGCTCCGGCCCCGCCGGCACCACGATCGCCAGGAAACTTGGCGCCGCCGGCATCCCGGTGGTTATCCTTGAGGCCGGCTCGCGCGAATTCAGCGACGAGTCGCAGGATTTCTATCGCGGCACCACGGTCGGCGACTACTATTTCGACCTCGACATCACCAGGCTGCGCTTCATGGGCGGCTCCTCCAACCACTGGGCAGGCTGGTGCCGCGTGCTCGACAAGCAGGACTTCGAGCCGAAGGCCTGGGCGCCGGACACCGCCTGGCCGATCAGCCGCGCCGATATCGAACCCCATCTGTCCGAGGTCCGCGACATTCTCGAACTGCCCGATTTCCGGCCGGATGTGCCGATTTCGGACGACATACGCTGGGTGCAGCTGATCAAGAGCGGCGCCGTGCGCTTCGGCGAGAAATTCGCCGACGAGCTCGACCGGAGCAGGAACATCGCCGTCGTGCTCAACACCTACGCGACCGAGCTCGCCGGCGACGGCAGGCGCGTCACCGGCGCCAGATTGTGGTCGAACGGCCAGGATGCCGGCGCCTTCGCGGCCGATTATTTCATCACCTGCACCGGCGGGCTGGAGAATTCCAGGCTGCTTCTGTGGTCGAACCAGCGCTCGAATGGCGGCGTCGTGCCGAACGCCGCCGCGCTCGGCCGCTACTGGATGGAGCACCCGACCTTCGAGGGCGGCAATGCCATCCTTGCCAGCTACGACGATTTCGAGGTCGACGCCTCAAACGAAGCCTTCTTCTCGCCGACGCTCGCCGCGATGGAGCGTCTGCAGATCCTGAATTTCGGCATCAGGCTGATCGAGATGCCTTACCCGCACGTCAAGCGGCTGATCGCGGACCTGGCCTGTACCGCGCCCGCCATGGCGGAATGGATGTCCGACCAGCTCAGCCAGCGCCTGCGTTGCGCCGCCCAGCTCTACGTCGCCTGGGAACAGGCGCCGCTCGCCTCGAACCAGATCGAGCTGTCGAAGACCGATGTCGACCGCGCCGGCGTGCCGCGCATCGAATTGCACTGGCAGAAGTCGCCGCTCGAGCGCCGCACGCTGCTCGAAGGCCTGAGGCTTTTCGGCACCACATTGGCGCAGAAGAATCTCGGCCGTGTGCGCATCGCCGACTGGATCAGCAATGGCGGCGACTACCCGACGAATGAGGAGACGGCCGGTCACCACCACATGGGCGGCACCCGCATGGGCACCGATGTCCTGAAGAGCGTCGTCGACGCCAACTGCAAGGTGCATGGCATGGACAACCTCTATGTCGGCGGCTCCTCCGTGTTCTGCACCTCCGGACAGTGTAATCCGACGACCACCATCACCGCGCTCGCCTGCCGGCTGGGGGATCATCTCAGCAAGGTGATCACGGTCTGA
- a CDS encoding pyrimidine 5'-nucleotidase yields the protein MTTTPDPARFAHVTDWVFDLDNTLYPHHSNLFAQIDVKMTAYVGELLTLSREEARKLQKELYLEYGTTLNGLMTRHGIDPDDFLEKVHDIDYSWLVPDPVLGAAIRQLPGRKFIFTNGDRRHAERTARQLGILDHFDDIFDIVAAGLNPKPARQTYERFAELHSVTGHNAVMFEDLARNLSVPKSLGMTTVLVVPRNFEPTFSEIWERDPANEDDVDFVTDDLASFLTAIVEVPA from the coding sequence ATGACAACGACCCCCGACCCTGCCCGTTTTGCCCATGTCACGGATTGGGTGTTCGACCTCGACAACACGCTCTATCCGCACCATTCGAATCTGTTCGCGCAGATCGACGTGAAGATGACCGCCTATGTCGGCGAGCTGCTGACGCTCTCGCGCGAGGAGGCGCGCAAGCTGCAGAAAGAGCTCTACCTGGAGTACGGCACGACGCTGAACGGGCTGATGACGCGCCACGGCATCGACCCCGACGACTTCCTCGAGAAGGTGCACGACATCGACTATTCCTGGCTGGTGCCCGATCCGGTGCTCGGCGCCGCGATCCGGCAGCTGCCGGGCCGCAAGTTCATCTTCACCAATGGCGACCGCAGGCATGCGGAGCGCACGGCGCGCCAGCTGGGCATATTGGACCATTTCGACGACATCTTCGACATCGTCGCGGCGGGCCTCAACCCCAAGCCGGCGCGCCAGACCTATGAGAGGTTCGCCGAGCTGCATTCCGTCACCGGCCACAACGCGGTGATGTTCGAGGATCTGGCACGCAACCTCTCGGTGCCGAAATCGCTCGGCATGACGACGGTGCTGGTCGTGCCGCGCAATTTCGAGCCGACTTTCTCGGAGATCTGGGAGCGCGACCCGGCCAACGAGGACGACGTCGATTTCGTGACCGACGATCTCGCCAGTTTCCTGACGGCAATCGTCGAAGTCCCGGCCTGA
- a CDS encoding sensor histidine kinase, with the protein MQAGIATGKDDRARRRRLARRLIAVQEEQRLRLSRELHDDLGQMLASVALELHSIRADSAELDARLARAAQLIDQLSARVHDAAWSLRPADLDRLGLRACLEDLVSMLCAQLGVPGDVDLEALARPLEPEIALTLYRIAQEALTNIGKHARPGRVSVTAHIWDNKLRLAVEDNGQGFDGTVAPGPHHLGLAGMKERLALIGGELTVETARGKGTAIYADVRLSD; encoded by the coding sequence ATGCAGGCGGGTATCGCAACAGGCAAGGACGACAGGGCCCGGCGCCGGCGACTGGCGCGACGCCTGATTGCCGTGCAGGAGGAACAGCGCCTGCGCCTGTCACGCGAGCTGCACGACGATCTGGGCCAGATGCTGGCGAGCGTCGCGCTGGAACTGCACAGCATCCGCGCGGACTCGGCGGAACTCGATGCCCGCCTCGCGCGCGCCGCTCAATTGATCGACCAGCTGAGCGCCCGGGTGCACGACGCTGCCTGGAGCCTGCGGCCCGCGGACCTCGATCGCCTCGGACTTCGCGCCTGCCTCGAGGATCTGGTCAGCATGCTGTGCGCTCAGCTCGGCGTCCCCGGCGACGTGGATCTCGAAGCCCTGGCGCGGCCGCTCGAGCCCGAAATCGCCCTGACGCTTTATCGCATCGCGCAGGAAGCCCTCACCAACATCGGCAAGCATGCCCGGCCGGGCCGGGTCAGCGTTACGGCCCACATATGGGACAACAAACTGCGGCTCGCGGTCGAGGACAACGGCCAAGGCTTCGACGGCACCGTCGCGCCCGGCCCCCACCATCTGGGGCTTGCGGGGATGAAGGAGCGCCTTGCCTTGATCGGAGGCGAGCTGACAGTCGAAACCGCCAGGGGCAAGGGGACCGCCATCTATGCCGATGTGCGCTTGAGCGACTGA
- the dapD gene encoding 2,3,4,5-tetrahydropyridine-2,6-dicarboxylate N-succinyltransferase: MSKPDLASLENTIEKAFEERDTISTATRGETRDAIQSALDLLDRGVARVAERQDDGKWHVNQWLKKAVLLSFRLNPMEIIKGGPGQAVWWDKVPSKFDGWSAVDFEKAGFRAVPSSVVRRSAYVAPGAVLMPSFVNVGAYVDTGTMVDTWASVGSCAQIGKNVHLSGGVGIGGVLEPMQAGPTIIEDNCFIGARSEVVEGCIVREGSVLGMGVFIGQSTKIVDRATGEVFYGEVPANSVVVAGSLPGKPLPNGEPGPSLYCAVIVKRVDARTRSKTSINELLRD, translated from the coding sequence ATGTCGAAGCCCGATCTGGCGAGCCTCGAAAACACCATCGAGAAGGCCTTCGAGGAGCGCGACACGATTTCGACCGCGACGCGCGGCGAAACGCGCGACGCCATCCAGTCGGCGCTCGACCTGCTCGATCGCGGCGTGGCCCGCGTCGCCGAGCGCCAGGACGACGGCAAATGGCATGTCAATCAGTGGCTGAAGAAGGCGGTGCTGCTCTCCTTCCGGCTGAACCCGATGGAGATCATCAAGGGCGGTCCGGGCCAGGCGGTGTGGTGGGACAAGGTGCCGTCGAAGTTCGACGGCTGGAGCGCCGTAGACTTCGAGAAGGCCGGCTTCCGCGCCGTGCCGTCCTCGGTCGTGCGCCGCTCGGCCTATGTCGCGCCGGGCGCGGTGCTGATGCCGTCCTTCGTCAATGTCGGCGCCTATGTCGACACCGGCACCATGGTCGACACCTGGGCCTCGGTCGGCTCCTGCGCGCAGATCGGCAAGAACGTGCATCTTTCGGGCGGCGTCGGCATCGGCGGCGTGCTGGAGCCGATGCAGGCCGGCCCGACCATCATCGAGGACAATTGCTTCATCGGCGCCCGCTCCGAGGTGGTCGAGGGCTGCATCGTGCGCGAAGGCTCGGTGCTTGGCATGGGCGTGTTCATCGGACAGTCGACCAAGATCGTCGATCGCGCCACCGGCGAGGTCTTCTACGGCGAGGTGCCGGCGAATTCGGTGGTGGTCGCCGGATCGCTGCCCGGCAAGCCGCTGCCCAATGGCGAGCCGGGGCCGAGCCTCTACTGCGCCGTCATCGTCAAGCGCGTCGACGCCAGGACCCGCTCCAAGACGTCTATCAACGAATTGCTGCGCGATTGA
- a CDS encoding DUF805 domain-containing protein: MPEKADFIWLFFKTSGRVSRAAYFLGGLLVALAQAFPLYRFTLVPEGSAESNMWSFVFFLTFLASLWSNIVLAVKRLHDLDKPGVAALVLFVPVVSIVAFLVLCLFPGQAGSNRYGSRTNAPADR, from the coding sequence TTGCCTGAAAAAGCAGACTTCATCTGGCTCTTCTTCAAAACCTCGGGCCGCGTCAGCCGCGCGGCCTATTTCCTCGGCGGGTTGCTGGTGGCCCTAGCGCAGGCTTTTCCGCTCTACCGCTTCACGCTGGTGCCGGAGGGCTCGGCCGAGAGCAACATGTGGTCATTCGTCTTCTTCCTGACCTTCCTCGCCTCGCTTTGGTCGAACATCGTGCTGGCGGTGAAGCGGCTGCATGATCTCGACAAGCCCGGCGTCGCGGCGCTGGTGCTGTTCGTGCCCGTCGTATCGATCGTCGCCTTCCTGGTGCTCTGCCTGTTTCCGGGACAGGCCGGATCCAATCGCTACGGCAGCCGCACGAATGCGCCTGCCGACCGCTGA
- a CDS encoding 2-dehydropantoate 2-reductase yields the protein MANADKTIAVAGAGSIGCYVGGCLALAGRKVVFLGRGRIVEAMRKDGLRVSDLDGRDRSIGPEALAVTDDPVMALRNADIILVTVKSGATGEMATLIATHARPDAIVVSLQNGVDNPDKLRAALPAHRVLAGMVAFNVVQSPDGEVPFSVRRASDGMVMIEDAVPGLAALLDVEGLGVETHADMKAVQWSKLLMNLNNALVALSNLPLAAELADRNWRVILAGQIEEALAAMKAAGIEPARIAGPPPWLLPKVLRLPDWLFGLLARRLLAIDPRARASMWDDLKRGRPTEIDELQGAILRLAEKTGVPVPLTRRVAALVRQAEAEKRGPPGLRPDAVSGVPRSA from the coding sequence ATGGCCAATGCAGACAAAACCATCGCCGTCGCCGGTGCCGGCAGCATCGGCTGCTATGTCGGCGGCTGCTTGGCGCTCGCCGGGCGAAAGGTGGTCTTCCTGGGCCGTGGCCGCATCGTCGAGGCCATGCGCAAGGACGGGCTGCGGGTCAGCGATCTCGACGGCCGCGACCGCAGCATCGGGCCTGAGGCGCTTGCCGTCACCGATGATCCCGTGATGGCGCTGCGCAACGCGGACATCATTCTGGTGACGGTAAAGAGCGGCGCGACCGGGGAGATGGCGACGCTCATTGCGACCCATGCCCGCCCCGATGCCATCGTGGTCAGCCTGCAGAATGGCGTCGACAATCCGGACAAGCTGCGCGCCGCGCTTCCGGCGCATCGCGTGCTCGCCGGCATGGTGGCGTTCAATGTCGTGCAATCGCCGGACGGCGAGGTGCCGTTCAGCGTGCGCCGCGCCAGCGACGGCATGGTGATGATCGAGGATGCCGTGCCCGGCCTAGCCGCACTGCTCGATGTCGAAGGACTCGGCGTTGAAACCCACGCCGACATGAAGGCGGTGCAGTGGAGCAAGCTATTGATGAATCTCAACAATGCGCTGGTGGCGTTGTCCAACCTGCCGCTGGCGGCCGAGCTGGCCGACCGCAACTGGCGGGTTATCCTGGCGGGCCAGATCGAAGAGGCGCTGGCAGCCATGAAGGCCGCCGGCATCGAGCCGGCGCGTATCGCTGGCCCGCCGCCATGGCTGCTGCCGAAGGTGCTCAGACTGCCGGACTGGCTGTTCGGTCTCCTGGCGCGTCGGCTGCTGGCCATCGACCCCAGGGCGCGGGCCTCGATGTGGGACGATCTGAAGCGCGGCCGGCCGACGGAGATCGACGAACTGCAGGGCGCGATCCTGCGGCTCGCCGAAAAGACCGGCGTGCCCGTGCCCCTGACCAGGCGCGTCGCGGCGCTGGTGCGTCAGGCGGAAGCGGAAAAGCGCGGCCCGCCAGGCTTGCGCCCGGATGCCGTCAGCGGCGTTCCTCGATCAGCGTGA
- a CDS encoding Lrp/AsnC family transcriptional regulator, which yields MPQLDEFEIRMLDILQRDGRKAVSEIAQEIGLSTTPCARRFEALQGAGIIKGFAAVLSRRALGLTVEVFIQVRLVSHSDGSPENFIAAVQRMDEVSSCWTMTGDHDFLLHVMVPSVDDLNAFVMHRLMRLPGVRDVHTQLVLQNIKGPGHVPLSHLR from the coding sequence ATGCCTCAGTTGGATGAGTTCGAAATAAGAATGCTCGACATCCTGCAGCGCGACGGGCGCAAGGCCGTGTCGGAGATCGCGCAGGAGATCGGCTTGTCGACCACGCCTTGCGCGCGCCGCTTCGAGGCGCTGCAGGGCGCCGGCATCATCAAGGGCTTTGCTGCCGTGCTCAGCCGGCGCGCGCTCGGCCTGACGGTCGAGGTGTTCATCCAGGTCCGCCTGGTGAGCCACAGCGACGGCTCGCCGGAAAACTTCATCGCCGCCGTGCAGCGCATGGACGAGGTCTCGTCCTGCTGGACGATGACCGGCGACCACGATTTCCTGCTGCATGTGATGGTGCCGTCGGTGGACGATCTCAACGCCTTCGTCATGCACCGGCTGATGCGGCTGCCCGGCGTGCGCGACGTCCATACCCAGCTCGTGCTGCAGAATATCAAGGGACCGGGCCACGTGCCGCTCAGCCATTTGCGCTGA
- the phhA gene encoding phenylalanine 4-monooxygenase yields MTISVADYARECAAQGLRGDYSVCRADFTVAQGYEYSAEEQAVWRTLCDRQTKLTRKLAHRSYLDGVSALGLLDRIPDFDAVSEKLRKATGWEIVAVPGLIPAGPFFDHLANRRFPVTNWLRSRKELDYIVEPDMFHDFFGHVPILTQPVFADFMQMYGEKAEDMIELGGDEMITRLYWYSAEYGLIQEAGQPVKAFGAGLMSSFTELQFAVESKDAHHVPFDLETVMRTGYEIDKFQRAYFVLPSFDALRDAFAGGDLAGIVKRFKGQPALDPATV; encoded by the coding sequence ATGACGATCAGCGTTGCCGACTATGCCCGCGAATGCGCGGCGCAAGGCCTTCGCGGCGACTATTCGGTGTGCCGCGCCGACTTCACCGTGGCGCAGGGCTACGAGTATTCGGCCGAGGAGCAGGCGGTATGGCGCACGCTCTGCGACCGCCAGACGAAGCTGACGCGCAAGCTCGCGCACCGTTCCTATCTCGATGGCGTCTCGGCGCTTGGGCTGCTCGACCGGATTCCGGATTTCGACGCCGTCAGCGAGAAGCTGCGCAAGGCGACCGGCTGGGAGATCGTGGCGGTGCCCGGGCTGATCCCCGCGGGCCCCTTCTTCGACCATCTCGCCAACCGCCGTTTCCCCGTCACCAACTGGCTGCGCAGCCGCAAGGAGCTCGACTACATCGTCGAGCCGGACATGTTCCACGACTTCTTCGGCCATGTGCCGATCCTGACGCAGCCGGTGTTCGCCGATTTCATGCAGATGTACGGTGAGAAGGCCGAGGACATGATCGAGCTCGGCGGCGACGAGATGATCACCCGGCTCTACTGGTACAGCGCCGAATACGGCCTCATCCAGGAAGCCGGCCAGCCGGTGAAAGCCTTCGGCGCCGGGCTGATGTCGTCCTTCACCGAGCTGCAGTTCGCGGTCGAGAGCAAGGACGCCCACCACGTGCCGTTCGACCTCGAGACGGTGATGCGCACCGGTTACGAGATCGACAAGTTCCAGCGCGCCTATTTCGTGCTGCCGTCCTTCGACGCGCTGCGCGACGCATTCGCCGGCGGCGACCTTGCCGGCATCGTCAAGCGGTTCAAGGGCCAGCCGGCGCTCGACCCGGCCACGGTCTAG
- a CDS encoding DUF805 domain-containing protein, whose protein sequence is MDWKYLLTSFDGRINRAKFWAGIGIFIVIAIVAFILDSILGTRFTTNSGAQVGVIGILVTLASIYFAIALYAKRWHDRNKSGWWTLIGLIPIIGGIWLLIELGILEGTRGANQYGPDPLA, encoded by the coding sequence ATGGACTGGAAGTATCTGCTGACGAGTTTCGACGGCCGCATCAACCGCGCCAAGTTCTGGGCCGGCATCGGTATATTCATCGTCATCGCCATCGTTGCGTTCATTCTCGATTCGATCCTCGGTACGCGTTTCACCACCAACAGCGGCGCCCAGGTCGGCGTCATCGGCATCCTCGTCACGCTGGCCTCGATCTATTTCGCGATTGCTCTCTATGCCAAACGCTGGCACGACCGTAACAAATCGGGCTGGTGGACACTGATCGGCCTGATCCCCATCATCGGCGGCATCTGGCTGCTCATCGAACTGGGCATCCTCGAAGGCACCAGGGGCGCCAATCAATACGGACCGGACCCGCTTGCCTGA